A window of Phycodurus eques isolate BA_2022a chromosome 5, UOR_Pequ_1.1, whole genome shotgun sequence contains these coding sequences:
- the mapk8ip2 gene encoding LOW QUALITY PROTEIN: C-Jun-amino-terminal kinase-interacting protein 2 (The sequence of the model RefSeq protein was modified relative to this genomic sequence to represent the inferred CDS: deleted 1 base in 1 codon), producing the protein MADRAEMFSLNTFHSLSPPGCRPAHDISLEEFDDEDLSEITDDCGIGLNYDSDPYEKDALILEKNDMHHPVCSFQDDFQEFEMIDDEDEDDEEEEEEDEVDPDAPPSPSVSPPPSPILGTLKSRPTTLNLTAAVSQDSLNNNSSLSPKKGSWQESLRNPISQGRTSPTRSCLEDGSHVTGQCPASSVFEPPGSQSQGTPAKQAGEGGNRHSPHRPLLSDMEGNRRERLAYGSFGQLKSHPCPGDVIQTKANPSVHPTRVPSVDEHSQCSDTEVDHDLNNGHNHKHLNRLATDTYTITSESGTEAGNDLDPEGTSHCLSSTAPLGGNDGADTPLSDDELDKDFEVEFMCKETYDMVSKENPSSYVEFPCIEPYEQAAFSSCVASNHSEASDQSKSSDSPALASLVALAHDSHSPSSDPGIADMNQQGYATSDLDKELSSPGSDSELDEEVDKAFACEGPVHSNMISSISETELDLTSDDSSSGRSSHLTNSIEEASSPTSDQELDPDTELEQDSGIVGLKKSLFLGQPDPIKEGSPIPSPSPLPSPTIATPSPVDSPVLLPKSYDGDQALMELQNVDVDLSGEHQADPDETLPPQQCEDSMSRQMVLKIEPDHSLECFKRSFYLPVGPSLMPATDDYDETSEGDSESESEDDLSENSDSPWLLSNLVNRMISAGSYPISCPEECFKREVSVSDTISPSSEISEGDSFADEDSEMVRSEKDVEGPRNVKAELGERIKILESSNEGVAMNSCLYMCNPTSDTIKPLSLDHCAENLRETTDYSSCTPRFSTTGKKLTEKLSKNTKRRDESKEPNNDLTMQDGKTDLDSLNLSESILSDKNIGRETEPRTSRSTASLERITEVKHSLTLDIPTAQTNRCFSLTYSTDNGEEDDQGDSYPFLDDLRRRSYKGSDLQLDGSPPAEFSVPDHPCPDRKLPPCEKDLSPKEPSEDEGLAYDSVKYTLVVDENTTLELISLRRCTSVLSDDSDLSTLCDEEPLGTGQVDYCCDDEGVRPELLSSSEGSSPEAELPFSKKFLNVFVNSTSRSSSTESFGLFSCTINGEERDQTHRAVYRFIPRHADELELDVDDPLYVEEEEDDYWYRGYNMRTGERGIFPAFYAHEVISHSKEILAMKRNPAWIETFDVQFLGSVEVPQHQGNGILCAAMQKIALSRKRTVHVRPPSLCELEISLQGVKLIMSLEDEYDCLDEFDRCSHFFQMKNISFCGCHPRNNCYFGFITKHPMLSRFACHVFVSQESMRPVAECVGRAFQEYYQEHVEYACPTEDIYLE; encoded by the exons GATGCCCTCATTCTGGAGAAGAACGACATGCACCACCCGGTGTGCTCCTTCCAGGACGACTTCcaggagtttgaaatgattgatGACGAAGATGAGgacgatgaagaggaggaggaagaggatgaagtGGACCCCGATGCGCCGCCATCTCCCTCAGTGTCGCCTCCCCCCTCGCCAATTCTCGGCACCCTAAAGAGCAGACCCACCACGCTAAACCTCACCGCGGCTGTGTCGCAG gATTCtctcaacaacaacagcagtctGTCGCCAAAGAAAGGAAGCTGGCAGGAATCGTTGCGCAACCCCATTTCACAGG GCCGCACGAGTCCAACCCGCTCATGTCTGGAGGATGGTAGCCACGTGACAGGCCAGTGTCCAGCCTCATCGGTTTTCGAGCCCCCAGGGTCCCAGAGTCAGGGTACTCCAGCAAAACAAGCAGGGGAAGGTGGGAACCGCCATTCCCCTCACAGGCCCCTCCTCTCTGACATGGAGGGCAACAGGCGGGAGAGGCTTGCATACG GCTCATTTGGTCAACTTAAGTCCCATCCTTGCCCTGGGGATGTCATCCAAACAAAGGCCAATCCTTCAGTTCACCCCACCAGAGTACCCTCTGTCGATGAGCATTCCCAGTGTTCCGACACAGAGGTGGACCACGATCTCAACAACGGCCACAACCACAAACACCTTAACCGGCTTGCCACAGACACGTACACAATCACAAGCGAGTCTGGCACGGAAGCAGGGAATGACCTGGATCCAGAGGGAACCAGTCACTGCTTGTCATCGACTGCTCCTTTGGGAGGCAATGATGGCGCCGACACCCCATTGTCTGATGACGAGCTCGACAAGGACTTTGAAGTTGAGTTCATGTGCAAGGAGACATATGATATGGTGAGCAAGGAAAATCCTTCATCATATGTGGAGTTTCCATGCATTGAGCCCTATGAGCAGGCCGCCTTCTCCAGCTGTGTAGCCTCCAATCACTCAGAGGCTTCTGACCAGTCCAAAAGTTCAGATTCTCCTGCCTTGGCAAGTCTGGTGGCTTTGGCTCATGATTCCCACTCTCCGTCGTCAGACCCTGGGATAGCAGACATGAACCAGCAAGGTTATGCGACTTCAGACCTGGACAAGGAACTGAGCTCGCCAGGTTCTGACTCTGAGCTTGATGAAGAAGTGGACAAAGCATTTGCCTGTGAAGGTCCCGTGCACTCGAATATGATCTCGTCTATCTCAGAAACTGAGCTCGACCTGACTAGTGATGATAGCAGCAGTGGACGCTCTTCTCATCTCACCAACTCCATCGAGGAGGCCAGCTCACCCACATCAGACCAGGAACTGGATCCGGATACAGAGTTAGAGCAGGACAGTGGGATTGTGGGACTCAAAAAGTCTCTCTTTTTGGGCCAGCCTGACCCAATCAAAGAAGGGTCTCCCATACCTTCTCCGTCTCCTTTACCCTCTCCAACGATCGCCACCCCATCCCCCGTTGACTCGCCCGTTTTGCTACCCAAGTCGTATGATGGTGACCAAGCTCTGATGGAATTGCAGAACGTGGATGTTGATCTGTCTGGCGAGCACCAGGCTGACCCAGACGAGACTCTGCCTCCTCAACAGTGCGAGGACAGCATGTCCAGACAAATGGTGCTCAAGATAGAACCTGATCACAGCCTCGAGTGCTTCAAACGCTCCTTCTATCTACCAGTGGGACCCAGTCTCATGCCCGCCACAGATGATTATGATGAAACCAGTGAAGGGGATTCAGAATCGGAAAGTGAGGATGACCTGAGTGAAAACTCAGACTCACCCTGGCTGCTTAGCAACTTGGTCAACAGGATGATCTCAGCAGGCTCGTACCCAATCAGCTGTCCTGAGGAGTGCTTCAAGAGGGAGGTGTCTGTGTCAGATACCATCTCACCATCCTCAGAAATTAGTGAGGGAGATAGTTTTGCTGATGAAGACTCAGAAATGGTTAGATCAGAGAAGGATGTTGAAGGGCCCAGAAACGTTAAGGCCGAGCTAGGTGAGAGAATTAAGATTTTGGAGTCTTCAAATGAAGGTGTAGCCATGAACTCTTGCCTCTATATGTGTAACCCCACCAGTGACACAATCAAACCACTGAGTCTCGATCACTGTGCAGAGAATTTAAGAGAAACCACCGATTACTCCTCATGCACTCCCAGATTCTCCACCACAGGGAAGAAATTAACAGAGAAACTCTCCAAGAACACCAAAAGACGAGACGAAAGCAAGGAGCCCAATAATGACTTGACGATGCAAGATGGGAAG ACGGACctggattctctgaaccttagCGAGAGCATCCTAAGCGACAAAAACATCGGACGGGAGACGGAGCCCAGGACAAGTCGCTCAACTGCTTCCCTTGAACGAATCACTGAGGTCAAACACAGCCTAACACTGGACATACCCACTGCTCAGACCAACCGTTGCTTCAGCCTCACTTACTCCACGGATAATGGCGAAGAAGATGACCAAGGGGACTCGTACCCATTCTTGGATGACTTGAGGAGACGGTCCTACAAGGGTAGCGATTTACAGCTCGACGGTTCACCTCCTGCAGAGTTCTCTGTGCCGGATCATCCCTGCCCTGACCGAAAGCTTCCACCGTGTGAGAAAGACCTTTCTCCAAAGGAACCCAGTGAAGACGAAGGACTGGCCTACGACTCTGTGAAGTATACACTTGTGGTTGATGAGAACACAACTCTGGAACTTATCAGCCTTCGAAG GTGCACATCTGTCCTGAGTGACGACAGCGACCTCTCCACACTGTGCGATGAAGAGCCTTTAGGGACAGGTCAGGTGGACTATTGTTGCGATGATGAGGGAGTGAGGCCGGAGCTTCTCAGTTCATCCGAAGGCTCTTCCCCTGAGGCGGAACTCCCGTTTTCCAAGAAGTTCCTCAATGTCTTCGTCAATAGCACGTCACGCTCCTCCA GTACGGAATCTTTTGGACTTTTCTCCTGCACCATCAACGGAGAGGAGCGGGACCAAACACACAGGGCAGTGTACAG GTTTATCCCCAGACACGCAGATGAGCTGGAGCTGGACGTGGACGACCCTTTGtacgtggaggaggaggaggacgattACTGGTACCGAGGCTACAACATGCGCACGGGAGAACGCGGAATCTTTCCCGCCTTCTACGCTCATGAGGTCATCAGTCACTCCAAAGAAATATTGG CCATGAAACGTAACCCAGCGTGGATAGAGACGTTTGACGTGCAGTTCTTGGGTTCCGTGGAGGTCCCTCAACATCAAGGCAACGGAATTCTTTGCGCTGCCATGCAGAAG ATTGCACTGTCCAGGAAGCGGACGGTGCACGTGCGGCCCCCATCCCTGTGTGAGCTGGAGATCAGCTTGCAAGGAGTGAAGCTGATCATGAGTCTGGAGGATGAATACGACTGTCTGGACGAG TTTGACAGATGCAGTCACTTCTTCCAAATGAAGAACATCTCCTTCTGCGGTTGTCATCCAAGGAATAACTG CTACTTTGGCTTTATCACTAAGCACCCTATGCTGAGCAGGTTTGCGTGCCACGTGTTTGTTTCCCAGGAATCCATGCGACCTGTAGCGGAGTGCGTTGG TCGGGCCTTCCAGGAATACTACCAGGAACACGTGGAGTACGCCTGCCCCACCGAGGACATCTACCTGGAGTAA